The window gtaTTAGAGTTTACTTTCTCCTTTACAAATTAATGCAAACTCAAACATTCATGCATAAAATTTGTTGTCGCAGAATGAAAAGCTTCATTTTCTagttatttttcctcttttaaaaataaaaataaaaatgtgattaaatctaaaacaaactATATATTAGAGAAGATATACCAcaaatattaccaaaataaatatagattacaatttacaaatcaATAAGAAAATTGCCTACTTGCCAATGAAAGTCCATCctaataaaatcataaaaatcaTGCACCTTCTTGCTTTGATTCTTAAGTATGATTATTTGTCTCATTCTTCCTTGAAAGATAAACATGTGACAAATGTGGGGACTTTCCTCATCAATTAGTTTTCTTTGTATGACAAATCGTGTGACGATCATTTGTGCAAGTTGGAATGTAATCCAatttctttattaataaaaaattggaaattattatttgactCTCTAAATTGAATATTTCTTGGTGGTAACCATGTGAGGATgcctattaaaaatatatttaaggaACACACTAAAAACCAACATGTTGGGGATACTCCAATTAGTTACAAAGTGTCAAACAAAATGGGTATGAGACACAATAATATCAGGATAAGATCATTgacaattcatatatatatatatatatatgcttgtttgtttgtatatatataattttcagacaaacaaacaaactaaaagCACTCAGATCCTGCAAAATTCTATACAAGGTAAGCTACCAAACAGCCGCCTGCCGAAATTGATGCAAATAAGAACATGTCATTGTTCTCATGTATTCCACATAATTATagtatttcttaaaaaatttaacatgatTCAAAAGTCTGGTAGTTTACTAACAttgagtgtgtgtgtatatatattattctttattaaaaaaaaaaattatggtttaaATCTTCCCTCCTCACTTATggtaataatttaaatattaaaaaaattaaaatacttaatttatcaaaatattaaaaaatttcattaaaaaaatctacatgTACAGTAAGTTTGAagttttcttcatttgtttttattttatttagtaattAATGTGACTTGATATTGACAATTCTTGCAGTTAatgaatttaatatataatatgggAAGTTGGAAGTTGTAACCAACTAGTTAAGGATAAGGGATATTCCTAATTCAAGCAATTGGTGCCGATATCTTCTTTGGCTTATTCTAAAACATCAAtgaatcttttcttttataaatgcAATTCAACCGGGCATTATCACAAGAAGTTAGTTCTTTCATCCTACTTCACTAATATAATGGAAGAAATACGTGGTTGATTTAAAAGGCAGAAGATTTcttatacttattttttttaatatatattttaagtggGAAAGGGAATTTGAAGTTGGAACATCAAATTTCTCtatttggaaatataaaaaattattacactaTTTGATGTAAAACTTATTTGAATACTCACTTTACTTCAAACATACTCTATAGTATCAATCCACGTTTATGCTATAAATTAAGAAGATAAATGTCATTCACTTGGATTTTCGTCTCCtaatatataatgaaaataGTTAATGATTCActaaaatgcacaaaaattaaataataatctAATTTCATTTGCCCAAACTCTCCTATAATATGATGAAAATCATTAatatttcactaaaaaataatgtacaaaaataaaatgataatataaCCATTAACGTTTCACTAAAGTTTTGATCTAAATGCATTTATGCAATGATAAATAACTTTTTTCCTATATagaggaagaggaggaagaaaaatCTAAACTTTGTAATTCTAAAAGATAATCAAAATTTACATATTAATTACTCTACTCCTACCATTGTCAACATCATCCAGTGCTATTTCAACCCGCATGGTGTGGATGATAGCGAAACCTATAGAGTATTAGGGTTTATATTCTATAgcatatgttatatatatatatatatatgaatgttGACTTGTAAATCACTCTAGCAGTTTCATTGGACAAAATATTTCTACGAacattgaagaacaaaatagtAGTTGTGGCAGGAGATATATGTCCACAGTCACCATCAGTCCTTCTGTCCTTCACAAatgtatcaatatatatatacttctcAGGTGGCTCGACAACTTTAGGTGCCTTAGGCGAAAATTAGAAGTAAAacctttttatatttaaatattaattaactGTGCAGTACAGATGTCCAGCCTGTCTTTTGGCTATGCAAAAAACGTGTCCTATAATAACAGAAAAAGGTCTAATTAAGAGAGGGGTAGAAAAGGGTCCTATCATagaaaaattttgtatcaatattTTCCAGCCTGTCCTATGACTAAAAACGTGTCCTATCAATCAATCatgtagaaataaaaaaaatatataatttaagttgaATAAATAGCAGTATTAGCAGTTACGGAAAGataaagagggagagaagattACCTCTATTACGCTTccctttttcaattttgaatttattgtgAATTGAAGGGAATCAACAAGGAAAGATTTTAAGCTAGACtgagtttataaaaaaagatcaagaatcaagataaagaaaagaaatgtaagaatatagatggagaggcagagagatagagagatgagagatctttcttttgtttttgaaatttataatctctattttagcatatttcaagatAATTACATTGTATTATTAAGGAATTTTTCTCGtactaattttgattttagcatatttcaagaatgagttaataaatttgtctcctaaaatttaattttgttagttgaagtttgactatttttgttttttccctttttaattttttgcattttaggatacaatggggcatttttaatgtattttattgaccaataaaagtacttaatattttttttaattaaaatatatagataaatattatatatatatatatattttttttttttacaagtgggggcattcttttatttgggggccttaggcgattACATCAATTATATCACCTATTGAGCCGACACGGTATACTTCTACACTAATAAGGAAAAGAAATACCAGAACAATTTGAATCGAAATGTTTATTGACATGTTAAAAAATTGCTAAGCCACGTAAGAGTCGGTGCAATTTCTCCTATAAAACTTGTGGGGGattagttaaaacttaaaagctaTAATACAAGCTTATTTACACcacacaaaaattatttaagggatttgtaattgaaaagcaatcaattacaataaataacacgtttctcaaaaaaaaaatttacaataaataACACACGTGAGTCAATTGAAAATATTGCCTCATGAAAGAAGGTTATTGGTCAACTTCTTTCTCTACTCTCCTTCGAATCATATccacttttgttttcttttatagaATCGAATCAAATCCCCATTAtaagaccaaaaaaataaaggttatTATATCatttgtgaaaaaagaaatcagGGTCAAAGACAGAGACAGAGTGACAGACAGGATcaatttgaaagttgaaaaaaaaaaaaaaccaaccaaagtTGAGAGCAATATTAGTTTAAATATGCCTTAACCTCTTTCTAATAACAACAAGAAATttatattacaacataaatataataatatgagagttttttttttgagaaaataatatGAGAGTTAAAATGGAAGATTAGGAGTTTGTGAAATATTTAATCTACATTGAAAATAAGAGAGactcttttattgtttttaagtGTTGTGATTAATGAACTAAAATGTATTGAAACAGATATTAAGCTAGTTACATGCCCAAGAGGGAGGTGAAAGAAGGAGGTACCGCGCGTGTGTTGTTCAGCTTTGACTCTCTTCTTCAGATCAGAAACAAGTCCTAGACCTAAAATTATGGATGATACAAAATGATGAATTAtgtatactatatatatatatatatattatactattatctttgaaatacaattttttagttttgaattgcattttgtcttgactcttgatGATGAATTGACATGAAATTCTTTTTCACATTTGTAGATTGGAAATATCTTTATGTTATTGTAAAAGACATTATTTGCATTGATTAATTTACGTAATTTGGGAGGTTTAACTGGTGGTATTGCATTCTTTGTAATGCtttatgtatataatatatttttgcgGTTCAATTGATCAAACCCTACCTCCCTCACTCTCACAATTGACCTATCTCCAAAATACAAATGTTATTTGGACATTTTATTATAGTATTCACCGCAAAACTTTATCATGTTTTTAGAAAGTCAATTATAGTTGGAAATGGATGAACAAGCAGATAATACTTATTTTCTTAATACAATATCATAAGTGTGAGTTTGAATtaggtttattaaaaaaaaacttatttgtttatgtacaaTTTAATTCTTTAAGTACTAAATATCTTTAAACGAATgagcaaataatttttttttttttttaaactaatcaAAACGCACAATTTTCATCAACTTAGGAGATCCTTTGATCCCATCAGTCTTACAGAAACCATATGTTTCAGGGTACATAGAatgttgaatttgaatttagtatattttatcaatcaaaaaactaatattattattaataagctGAAGATTGCCCCTGCTCCCGCAAAATCCTGGTTGTCTGATTCTCTGGTGTGAAAGTTTGAATGGCacattttttatccaaaaatcAGAAGTGATCTATTTACTTGTCTCTAtgtgtggattttttttggttctcttccAAAATTCTTCATTTTGTTGTTTATATAACATCATGCATAGACCCACAAAAGATGTCTTGCATgaggtcattttttttatcattcagTTCAACTAATTGAGGCATGATGGCATATgaatttagttatatatattgataatttgGTCCAATCTGTGTAGTAGCATTTGCTTTAAAAATCCATATTTTATCCTCACTTAGAATTTTAATAACATGACTACCTTAATCTCAGGTGGATTGAGATCATTTTTCTAATAATTGTCGTGGGACAGAAAACATTTTGGTTGAAGAAGGTAACTATTTGAAAGAGATTGCAAACATCAGCCTTGGTATGCCTAATTAGACCAATAAATTTGAAACCCAATACCTAACCTAGATATCCCAAAAAGTGAATAGCCTGTATATTTACCTACTTGCTGTAAAAGGAGGCTAAAATAATGCAATTTCTTATTTCTTACCCTTTCGTTTTGCATGTATAATTGAAATGGGTTCACAGTGCTTTTCAAAGCTCAAATCACTTATGACTCACCTTTCTACCTAAATGTATCATATGTTTcgatatttaacattttttgaaaaatgagtcATTCTcgaaaaagggttttttttttttttttttgaaaaactaactAATTTTATCTATATTTAGTAGCGACTTTAAAAATGAGTTGGAATACTATCTCTTAGTTTTCCTTATTTAGCTTGATGTGAAATataattgttttccaaaaaaattgagtAGAAAACAACCTCCAAAAATAAACCATACTTTTAATTAGGCTTTCTGTTGATTATAGATAATTTTCCTTTGACATATTGTTTTGATACGgcaaaatattagaaaatgcGAAGAATTATCTTCACATAGGGTTTTCTAtagaaacaaatgaagaaatgtataatttttattttgagttcttttaatatgtaaaaatatCTGAAAATGTTCACAAAGAACATTTGAGAGGATCATGTAATcgtgaaaataaaaattctgaatAAATAACTTCAGATTACTTAAAGGAGAGCAAAAATTGCAAGAATTTCCTAAATTCTTAAGTTTCctcaaattcaaagaaagttTCATCAGATGGCCATTGTCAAAGGGGAGTAGGCTATGTAACAACACTGAGTTCATCTTCATGCTCTGCTCTAATGAATATTGTCGTACAGAGCCCAAATTATTGCAATAAGAAATCAAATCAGCACACTCATGGCGTGTTTGAGaaaagtttctttttaaatgtttCTAAGGTGTTCAGGCAGCCCTTACTCTACTTGGGCTCTTAAAAGAGATGGAGGACCCTCTCCCTGGGTTCTAACAGTGTCATTCAATTATCTTTTCCAATGTATCTTAATAAAATCTATTATCttgataaaatttcaagtttcacCATATAGTGGATTTTAATtgactcaactggtaaagttttttgTCATCGAATAAAATATCTAAAGTTTGATTTTCGAttacacaaaaaatcaattagtgtcttGATTTAATGATGAAAAGCAATTATTAGGAGTAGATACCGTAGGTTgacactataaaaaataaataataaataaaattcaccAAATGTAGTGCGTGCCAATTCTTATTCACCAAAGTAAAAATGCGATGTGATGTGAGGACCATATATCAGGTAGAGCAAACCCAATTAGGCTGTTCCAGCCCAAATTTTTGGCAGGTTGAGCCAGACCCAATTTGACTAGGTTTAATCATGCCCAATGTGTTCAAATCTAAattgggctttctttttattctaCGTTTAAAGTTTAGGCAAATTAGACCCATATTATTAACTGCAAAAGACATAAAAGTGACATGGAATAATTCATCTAGGCAGGCTAACAGTTAACTCATTCAAAAAAGATTACCTTCCATGTTTTGCTGGAAAGGTGAAACCCACCATGGCACATAGAAGAAAGTATGATCCTACACACTACCTTATAATACTGCTCTTCCAGACCATACCTCGAGGCCTTCAATTGCTACAAGAGCTCAAATAAATGCTAGTGACTTATCTCCTAATCCTCACCTAATTGGATTGAAAGGCAGATTATAGTCCCTGTTTCCACAGTATGTTCTTTGAACCTTAAGCATGAAAATAGTTATGCAGGTACATGCTTAAAATTGGTGAAAAATCTGGTTTTTGAGATTATCATGTGGAGTTTAATTGACTAATGATAATTAGTATTCACCACCAAACAAACACATTAGGTTCAATTGCATTGAATGCTAAAATGAGAGCCTTTGGTTAAAAACTTTGAAATACATGTGTCAAAAATGTACGTAAAACCCACTTATGGATTTCCGAATAAAACACCCTTAAATTTTGAATGTAACACTTAAGTCAATGTggtattattttatatataatttgtttaatATTCATGAAAATAAACGATGAGTTGCTCATGTGATGACACATATATGTATTTAGATTTTAGAGTTATATTTCATGTAAAACAATATCATATGTCCcatatttgtgggttttgtatcACACTAAAAAATTTCACTGTTGAAGTGCTACACAAGTAACGATTTACATATAAAACAACGTCTCTAAGAGTTAAGTTTGAAGTGCTGCTCTAGCTTCGGGAACTACCTAAGTTTTTTCTCCTTTCTACTGATCAAGAAAGTAATAGACTCGGTTCTAGCAAAGACCCTATATACTCTTTATAATGTCACATTTTCAATGCTAAAAACAGAAACCCATATTGCTGTGCCCTTGAGTAGAACCATTTGAACTGGGACCGAATAGTTAGTTATGATGACCGTTATTACCCGCCTAAATACAAACCTGGTAGCTCCTCTTTGTTTCCGAGGCAAAGCAATACAGTTGCTTTTTCCATTGCCTTTCTCAAAgctcttcaatctctcttctttgtcTACCAATTCAGCAACCAAAACTGTAAGCCCAAATAACTTTGCCTTTAAAAAGGAGCAAAGAGTTATGTCCCTTTTCAAGCGGTGTTCCACCATGAAAGATTTGAAGCAAGTCCATGCCCATATAATCCTAACCGGCCTTTACCAAAACCTCTATGTCATTGGCAAAATCATTGTGTTTTGTGCGGTTTCAGAGCATGGAAATATGGATTATGCGGTTTTAGTTTTCGATAAAATTGAAAACCCAGATGGGTTTCTTTGGAATACAATGATTAGAGGGTTTGTGAAGACTAATCAGCCAGAAAAGGTTTTTGAGTTCTATAAGAGAATGCAAGAGAAAGGAGAGGTGGCAGACAATTTCACATTCTCTTTTTTGCTTAAGTTTTGTGGGCAATTGGGGACAGTTATGTTGGGGAAACAGATACATTGTGATACTATGAAACATGGCTTGGAGTCTCATGTCTTTGTGAGGAATACATTGATTCATATGTATGGTATGTTTAAGGATATCGAAACTGCACACCGACTGTTTGAAGAAATACCCAGCCCAGATTTAGTGGCTTGGAACACTATTCTTGATTGTCATGTCAACTGTGGGAAGTGCAGGGAAGCACTTGACCTGTTCTTGCTGATGTTGCAGAGTGGCGTGGAGCCTGATGAGGCTACATTGGTTGTGACCCTCTCAGCTTGTTCGGCATTAAGTTTGTTAGATTTCGGGAGGTGGGTTCATTCCTGCATTAATCATACTAGCCTTGGTGATGTTGTATCGGTGTGTAATTCACTAATTGATATGTATGCGAAGTGTGGAGCAGTTGAAGATGCGTACAAGACATTTAATAAGATGAAAGGGAAGAACATAGTGTCATGGAACACCATAATTCTAGGGCTTGCAACGCATGGCCATACAAATGAGGCACTggcaattttctcaaaaatgtTAGAAGAAAAGCTTGTGAAACCAAATGATGTTACTTTCTTGGGAGTTCTGTGCGCTTGTAGCCATGCAGGGATGGTAGATGATGGGAAAAGATATTTTAGTGTTATGATCAAAGACTACCACATCCAACCAACAATAAAGCATTATGGATGCATGGTGGATATAATGGGACGTGCCGGGTTGGTGGACGAGGCTTACCAGTTGATTAGGAGCATGCCAATGGAATGCAATGCCATTGTATGGAGGACATTGTTGGCTGCATGTCGGGTGCATGGAAATGTTGAGCTTGGGGAGAAGGTCAGGAGCCATCTATTGGAACTAGAACCAGATCATAGCAGTGATTTTGTTCTCCTTGCAAACATGTATGCTAGCGTAGGTCAATGGAGTGAAATGATCAGAGTGCGAAAAGCAATGCAAGATAGAAGAGTTCAGAAACCAGCGCCTGGTAATAGCTTCATTGGCATTCAAGGCAGTATGAGGTTAAAGATGGAGACTGAAGATGGTGGCAAACATACAAGAACATGTACTGCTCAAGTTCATTAATATGAGAAAGATGGTTTTCTTACAAACATACAAGATGGTTTTCTTTGTAGTGCAGACATACCTTCCAAGGTAAAATGGGTTCACAAACTATATTAAGAAGTCCAGATaaagttataaatatatatatcataaactTTAGCTCAACAGAAGTGGGAGTAAAAACCAATTCTCTTGTCCTTTACAAAGGATTAactgaaatttattttcacCTATACATGCACCGTTCAAGCCTAAgagattttcttttgtttcttgattttccATTCTTGGATTTCTTTATCTACCTTTGCTTTCACAGTTGAATGGAACCCTGGATACGGCTCATATCCAAAAATTGACTGAAGAGCCTGCAAACCAAAAAGAACAGCATattcaaatcatttttaaaatgaggaaaaaaaaatacccttagaCTTAATTGAGGATTATAAATAGCTACCTCAAGCAATACAAAGAAAGGAGCCATTAGGAAGGCTTGAAGAAGGTTGTCCAGAAGAGCTGGCGCTCGTCTCTACAAACAAAGATAAATTTGTGAAATGTTCAACATGATAGGAATTAACAAGCAATGCATCATGCTCAAGGAGGGTAATTACCTCAAACACCCCATGGCCAATAAACTGTCCAGTCCAACATATCAACTGAGCTGCTAGTACAACCTGCATAATTGATGTTAAAGACATTTAAAACTCAGTAGGTCTGACAAGTGACAATGCATGAAGAAATTGTCAAAAAAGTTAAGGAATTATACTTTAATAGTCCTATTTTCCATGGGTGAATTTTAGTAGTAAAGATTTATAATTCACAACTGATGGGTAAAAAATTTCACACCAACCAGTCCTGCTACTGACTTGATCAATTCTCATGATATAAAAACTGAATCGATCTCAAGGGAAAGAAGAAACTAGGATCTTCAGCACATTGCCATCAAATTCCACagggtaaaaagaaaagagaaaaaagggc of the Quercus robur chromosome 10, dhQueRobu3.1, whole genome shotgun sequence genome contains:
- the LOC126701551 gene encoding pentatricopeptide repeat-containing protein At2g36730-like gives rise to the protein MMTVITRLNTNLVAPLCFRGKAIQLLFPLPFSKLFNLSSLSTNSATKTVSPNNFAFKKEQRVMSLFKRCSTMKDLKQVHAHIILTGLYQNLYVIGKIIVFCAVSEHGNMDYAVLVFDKIENPDGFLWNTMIRGFVKTNQPEKVFEFYKRMQEKGEVADNFTFSFLLKFCGQLGTVMLGKQIHCDTMKHGLESHVFVRNTLIHMYGMFKDIETAHRLFEEIPSPDLVAWNTILDCHVNCGKCREALDLFLLMLQSGVEPDEATLVVTLSACSALSLLDFGRWVHSCINHTSLGDVVSVCNSLIDMYAKCGAVEDAYKTFNKMKGKNIVSWNTIILGLATHGHTNEALAIFSKMLEEKLVKPNDVTFLGVLCACSHAGMVDDGKRYFSVMIKDYHIQPTIKHYGCMVDIMGRAGLVDEAYQLIRSMPMECNAIVWRTLLAACRVHGNVELGEKVRSHLLELEPDHSSDFVLLANMYASVGQWSEMIRVRKAMQDRRVQKPAPGNSFIGIQGSMRLKMETEDGGKHTRTCTAQVH